TTTGCTGAAATCTCTTTCCTGGAGAGATATTGATTATCTTGCCATTCTGACAAAAACATAGATCAAGATTGATGTTCCACAAGCCAGAATATCTGGGTTCTGGGGGTTTGGACATCTTGATCCCTTTGAGCAACTTACATACCCTAAGGATGTTCCCCCACAGGAGCATTGTTGATGGATGGGTGGCCAGCCGATATCGCTGATCTGAAAGAGTTCACCATACAATAGACTATACCCGAACCTGCCAATTCGGCCAGGAAATTTAAGATACCTGTAACCTGGGGACCCTAAGAGATACAGGTGTCTCTCCATACACCAACAAACCCATCTGCTCCAGGCTGATCTGTATCGCTTGCTTGACCCTGGGGCCCATGTCTGTTGAATTAATTTCTCATCCTCCTTCGAAGGTCTGAAGTCTTCCCATCATCGCTGGAAATCTTCCACTCCATGAGGTCTAGATGGCCCTGCAATACAAGTAGATGTGGATGTCCCAAGGGGTCCAACAGTATCCGCAGAAATTAAAGTATGATGATCGGGCCTCCTACAGTAGTTCCGGAAGTGCAGGGAACCAAGCTTGTGTTTTCCAAAGGGGTGTTATCCGAACGATTGAGGAACTTGATGATGATTTTGAGCCATCACTCTCCCAGAAGATCGATTTGtccagttgccaatcgctggaatccttgACATACTTGGAGTTCCAAGCTGCTATTGTGTTTTGGACCCCGGCAGGTACTCTGCCATCACCGAAATCTGGTGTTGCAGGCAGTAGTGCCAGAAGTCCTTTGCAATTTCCACTGGTGCCCTTGAGCGTGTCCCGCCCAGTCAGTTTATATACTGGATCGCCaacacattgtccatcctgagcAAGTTGCAACAGGATACCCTATCCCGAGTCGGAGATCTGATCACAAACGATCCCACCAGGAGTTCCAGTCAGTTGATATGTAGGTTCAGCTCTTCCTGTGTCCATCTGTCCCCCATGGAGATCTCGCAGCACCTGGTGCCCCAGCCCTGCTGGCTGGCATCTGACTCCATGAgatcgctctgccgttccatgTGTCCATGTGGTCTAACCACCATTGCAGCTCTATCCAAGCCTCTGAGGCCAGAGAGATCAGTTCTGAGGCCTCTCCTTAGGTGGGACGCCTTTAGACGCTGAAAGCCCTGTAGTGGAGAGGGCCTAGGAAGATGGACTGGGTAGAAGAGGATAATAAACCCACTATCCTGGCCAGTTGTCTGAGGGAAATCCTGTCCCTTCTCAGTACCTTCTTCAATTCCTTCTTGATCTTGTTTATCTTTGACTCCAGTAGGCTGGGCGTGGCCGCATTAGAGTCTATGAGAAACCGCAGGAAGTTCATGCTCTGGGCTGGTACAAGTTCTGATTTCTGTTGGTTTATGACAAAACCTACGTCTTGCAATAAGATAATAGTTGTGGTCAATTGAGACAGAAGTTGGGAGCAAAACTGATCCATCAGGAGAATATTGTCTAAGTAAATTATCAATCTGATGCCTTTCGTTCTGAGGATTTCGACTACTGGTTTGAGGAGTtccgtgaagcaccaaggtgctgacaaAAGTCTGAATCGGAGAGAGTGGAACTCAAACACCTGGTGTCTCTACATGAACTGGAGAAAGCAGCAAAGGGATGGAAAGATGGGGACCGTGATGTACGGATCCTTGAGGTCTAGCCGCACCACCCAATCTCCCTGCAACAGAAGCTCCTTGAGGATGTGAATGCTTTCCATTTTCAAATGGCGAAATATCACCCATTCGTTGAAGGCTCACAAGATTATGACCGGGAGACACCCTTTGTCCTCCTCTACTAAGAATTGGTTGCTCAAACACCCCTGAGGGTGTAATACCAGCCTGCAAATTGCCCCTTTCCTGAGGAGCTCTTGTACCTCGGCGTCGATCAAGGCCATGTCTGTTTCTGAAAAGAAGAGCAGTTTTGATTTTACCACCTGAACTGTGGATCTGGAAAATTCTATGTGAAGACCTTTTACTGTTTGTAAGACCCAAGAGTCTGACGTCACCTCTGCCCACTCGTGTGCCAATAGCCTCAGCCTTCCCCATCCCCCATTTCTTGAAGGAGAAAAAGGCTATTGCTTAACGTTGAATTCTCCTGGTGCGttcacactgccatggacattgcaGATGTTCCTGCATTTTCCACCTCCCCTGTTGGGAAAGAACACTCCATTGCAGCAGTCGTACCATCCATTATTGCACCTTGCCTGACATCTGTTGGGGCCTTTGAAATTGGAGCGGTCGGAGGAGCAACCCCTGCCTCTTCTGGCCCCAGCAAAAACCTTTTCAGGGAAAATGTTTCTGATGCAGGTATGTGCCTTATCCAATGCCGAGAatgtagccacaaacttccctaaCTCCTTGACAAAGGGTTCCCCAAACAGGTTCCCCTGTGCGACCGCCCGTTTCAGAGTTGGACAACTTGCGTAAATTAGGGTCTATTTATATTAGCAGTGAGTGACATCTCTCTGCAGAGAGGGCACAGTTGGCGTTGCCCAGTAGACACACCGCCCTCTGAGCCCATCCTGCTATGATTTCAGTGGGGAGAGGTTTCTCCATTTGCTGAGATTGTTCAGCCAAATGGATAATCTGAGTAAGGGCCCCAGAAAGTCCAGTAGTTTACTCTGACACACCCTCCAAGAGCGGTCAATACCTTTCTTGAGATCCCTTCTGTATCTGAAAAAAGTTCACATTTTGGCGTCAACATCAGGGGTCGCTGCAACCTTGCCATCTAGTGTGGGCATTCGGCCTACAAGCCAGCATGGACCTCCTTACTAAGAGGATGGCTATTTTGCTGGCTCAGTAATCTGCAACATTTTGGTCTAGGGACCACTCGGAGACCCTAGAGTGGTAGATTCCCTCTGGTTCAAACATCTTGGACTCGTTAGAGTCCCAAAGCCGGGCGCCAAAATCTTCCAGAGTCACGGTCCTCATCAGAGGAGACATCTTCCTCCATCTCAccctcccctttctttgcaggcaaCCCCACATCAGGGTCAAGTTCAGGAGCAACCTCATCGATAATCTCTCCgggcaattcctcctcctggtaGGTTGCGTTTTTCAATGCTTGCACACTCTTACTGGAGGCTTCTCTCAAATGGTTGAAACCTTCCTGGTGCCCTGCGTCACGTTTGTGTGTCTTCTAGGGAGCAGAAATATTAAGGCCACTAGGGCCTGTCCCCGTGTCCACCAACATCCCAGCGCCATTAGAAACGTGGGCAGTCAACTTAGCCACACTTTCCTGCAGGGGAGCCAGCGCCTTGGCGACATCCTGATAAAAGAGCTTGTTGACCTCAGCAGGAAGGTGGTGTTGTGGGAGTCATTCTTCCTCGAACGCCAGGTTGGGTGAATTCTCATGGTCCCCCATAGGACGCCATGAGAAAGAGGGTGGGAGCACCCGAAAAATTAATTGCCCTGAAATAGGCAGCCCCCTCACCTGTGCTCCAAGCCAGCTGTaggtatatatatttattgtacagCCACCAGGTGGCGTCAGCGGAGGTAAGGAAATAAAGGCCTGAATGCCCAATTCCACATATCGTGATCAAGGTGTATGCAAGGGCTGGTAGGGAGAGAAGCAGGTGGATTCCCTGGTGGACCAGGAAAACCCACTGTATCTCCCTAACGCGCGTTACTGATCAGTGGCGCGCTGTGTTTTGATGTGCGCTTCACAGCCGATCGTAACACGCCTCGCAGGCACCACTGATGGCGTGAAAGAGCACCACCTAATTGACCTGTGTGGTACCAAATAACTCGTGCGGGCCATAGCCTACTATGCGAGATATGAACAACAGTGCATTGTGAAATGATCAGATACAGTACGATAAAGCGTAAACAGAGCCTGagtgcacaagaaaaaaaaaatcccccaaaaccaacaccgttaaaGATATTAAGGAAAGTGAGGGACTTAACTGactcagcagtgaagaaagaggaaggaattgGGGAGTCATGGTTATGTATGGACTAGCAGACTGCATGTAGATTGTTTGCTAGTTGCTTTGGACACTATCCCTTggatcatgggatatgtagtctttgttttttttttcttttcttttgaactTTTAatgttaataaagagtgaagaaaggtatgcataatcctcgccttcggTCCTGGCATAGAGTTCACTTATACAAGTAAACTTTGAGTTTATCCCTTACTGATACAGCCGACACAGCAACTCCTTAGACTGTGGCCTATAAAGAGTCGCCTACAATTCACACTTACCTGAAATGTATTAGTATGATAATGTGCAACAACCAGTAAATGTTGATCAACATTTActtaaaccatatatatatatatatatattacactttATTTTATGACAGCCAACAAATATGTAAAAACAATAGATTACATTTCAGCCCCGCCAAGTGTCACTTATGTGGGGTTATGCTAACGCATTCTGTGAATTTTCCCACACTGCTGGGAGGACTCAGAATGCTCACGCAAACCATCATAACTACTGCGATTGGTGGGTCATATGGCAGCTTTGCACTGTATGCAGCAGCTGCACATCGTGTCTGATAATGTTCCACTCAgacccagggaattgattttatcttggatgtcctgccagagtttttttttggtggcctcaggaacattgagggctgctctcccaaaaagctcatcatggtgctgacagcattcctctgtcagcacctccagctccctctcagaaaatttgagttttctttttcgtggggttccctccatggcagctgctgtttgttctgtgtgaagactggcagttataaaagggtgtggtcctccctcctctcaggtgtattagtaaacttcctggctgtgatgtcatcatcacgtgccaggaagtgtttccagagtgttctggtgtgctttctggagtgttctgctgcacctgcaagcaattttcgaggtaatcgcaatttgcgacatctatttgctaattgcgagttcgttttttgcacactcgcaaaaagcgacctcgcaatctgcggactcgcacaatgcgttgcgagtccggctgcgagtcgcaaaatcggatcgtttttttttctggcattccaaattgcaaaatgcgagtcgcaatttttatttttgctacatctggccctaagactcttattcttttgaaaattcataatttaacatgtgtatgttggaattttgttgttttggtcctgtttgatttagataaatattagctgtttttctaaactggtgtggtgtcccttttgtagtgttttcactgtattactgtgtgtgttggtacaaatactttacacattgcttctgaagttaagcctgtctgctcgtgctaagctaccaatcggggtaagcgggggttaactgagtgtgattctcctttaccctgactagagtgacggtccttgtttggacaagggggtaaccagactggcaaccaaagaccccatttctaacaaggctaCACTTACTTGCTAAATGGGCATTGTATAATGTTGGAATGCAGGAAGACATTATGTTTAAATTATGCAGTAATATGCAATAAATCAAATGCTTTGTAGCACTTTAAGCAAGTATAGAAACAATTTCATGACCGCAACAACTCCTGGGTATGTAGATTATCTACCAAAGATGCAAGCACTTTGGTAGACGCTCTCGGGCTGAAGCTAGTCTGAAAGGAAGCATGTAAAATTGTTAATAATTCCCAATGGCAAATAACCTTCAGTATATCTAGGACTCTAAATGATACGAGATGTGGAGGTAAACGTTCACAGAGGTCAGAAATACTCCTGGGTGTATTAGGAGTATGTTGTTCTGAAGGAAGGCCATTTTTTACCTTCTGATATTGAATGTAGGCATTTAACTTTTTAAAGTCCAGATTTGGGTGAAAGTTGCCCAAAGGCTATGGAACAGCCGCATCAAAGAATAACATTCCTGGCTCTTTTCTTCTTTGGGAGTGCCACCACACCTTGTTGAGCAAATCCTGAATGCCCTTTATTAGTCCTTGATGCCGAAGAATATAGCCATCAGTTGGATTTGGTTGAAAAAACTCTATTGGAGTGGCTTGGATGTCGAATATTTGGCGAACCCAGGAATCTGTCACTGTTGATTGGCAGACATTTGAAACATGCAGAAttggtccctctctctctctcccccatacGTGTCCCTGTACAGCCATGATTTGGGGTTTGCAGGAGATATTAGGGTTGGAGTTGACAGAGAAGAGGCTACCCTGGCCACAACCCCTTCAACTAAAGGGCTGACCAGATCCTGTAGAGGTTGAAGGTTGAGGATCAAAGGCCTGACGAAAACTAAATCCTCTGCCTCTTGAAAGTGACCTTGGTTGACTAATTTATGGGGTCTTTCTGGTTGAGAGTAAAAAACCTTTAATCGATTAAAAGCTAGATTGCTTAATAAGGCTTTTAGGCAATTGTTCACATACCAGGATCACATCCAGATATGCCACCTGACCCTTATGATGGACCTGCAGCTCACAAACTATGAAATGATACATTGGATAGAAATGTAACCTCCTGTTCCATTACAGAGAGGTGGGGGAGATACAGACCTTTCTCTGCTGCATCTCTTCAGCCGAAGCCTGAAAATCACATATTAATGATTGGATGTTATTAGTTGCATAGGTGGCAAACCCTTAATGTAAAGTTAGATGTGATGATGGTACTCTCAATTTTCTTACCTGTTGCATCAGCTTGTGGATCGTCTTCTGAAATAATGCTGCCCTGGGAGGATAGGCAGGCAATCGGGGAAGTCAACCTTCACTTTTCCTGGAAATTCCCCCTGAAAGGAAGTCATTCTAAAAAGGAAACTATGAAAGCAAGGTTTCTTCACCTCCGCCCACGCTAGATAAAACTGCTCTGATAGATTTATGAAGAAAAAGTCAGACTCTTTACATCTGTTTTGGGAGACCAGTGCACCATGTGTGGTGGGGAGTTCCAGAAGGGGTCCTGGAGGGAAGCTCAAGTAATGAGGAACGTGTCTCTCCTTGTGTGATGTTGGCAATTTGAATTCCTATCgtccgacgcccaggacatcttgtttggggtcaagggcaacaagtttttatgtttcctttgtccttgggacaagtaggcccaaccccctgcagcacaaacccattggctgcctgtttacagagagttgaactctctgcagttgaggtaatgtgtttccaaaagataatgctgttcgaacttgtatttatggttcattatttgaaagccttcattattagggtgcgtgctgtaaataaatgttttaaggtcacacttcactactgacgttggttccagtacaaaaaaaaaaaacgtgtacacacatgtttgaaaagtttaggctaagaggctaagtataatgctcccagaatgctctctgattatatgcaaatgaagtgtcatttagtaaaatgtgttgatgcatgctagtatttcccaaaaatatttctaatggaaaatcagtgtaaccattttcaacacgattatgggaagcatgaaaataaacaaacactgacaaagccaactgatctgacatatttttataagtcttttagtttcatcaatgcgtgtcttgttttgacatggcttttgcaacactttattgttgtggaagctaccaggccctcaacattgtaacaaacatgggcaaaacccccccaaaaggtttttgaactcttaaagcacacgctgccaccagcagcataacaaaggccccgcagccgccctccagggggccccgtcagcacagcacctgccctgagtgagtctggagagggtgctcctccatgttctttgcaaaggggcaccctccagtttcgttacgtcactgattgccactgtagttcctgacactgaacaaaactactttgtgtggcaatatgctccttgtggaagagcagaatgcgatcactcacagtaaagccagccgaaagagagagaaatagaagtttaataaaaacaaaatgtctttgttaacaccagacctaattagggaccaagacccacatgtaggtagctttttgcatgtcgcaaacagcgactttcgctgtttgcgacgtgcaaaaagcacattgcgatgcacaaacccagttttgcgattcagtaacctggttaccgaatcacaaaacgggtttgcgactcgcaattagtaaggggtgttcccttcctaattgcaactcgcagtgcaatgtaggattgttttgtgaccgcgaacgcgggcgcaaaccaatcgcagtttgcacccatttcaaatgggtgctaaaactttcgcaaaagggaagggatccccatggaacccctttcccattgtgaatgtcactgtaaacattttttcagagcaagcagtggtcctgtggaccactgcctgctctgaaaaaatgaaacgaaaacgtttcatttttcgtttttgttatgcatctcgttttcctttaaggaaaatgggctgcattacaaaaaaaaaaacaaaaaaaaactgctttattgaaaagcagtcacagacatggtggtctgctgtctccagcaggccaccattcgtgagggggtcgcaaattgcgacccacctcatgattattcatgatgtgggcatttgcgaagcccttgcgaatcacagatggtgtcaaggacaccatcctacattcggatttgcaactcgcaatttgcaggtcacaaatctgaacctacctacttgtggccccaaattcttaaagaaagtcacaaaagtgcacccatggtatatgtcgtacccctataaaatatttgtgaactgtattttagcgtgggtaaatacgatgtgtagatttgctcatgtgaaaatctattgagcatttgcaagttcattttccctccagccactttcttcccaaccctggaagaagttctaattctgccattgtcaggagtaaatgtccaacctttcttattatgggaaaatattagagagaagctggtaaaaatctttaaaatatgcaggttagtaggtttgcagactcaaaggcattccagccctggaactattgcttactgcttcctccagccccagtatgcagatctgcagaaaggtggcaaaataaggaaattgctacagtagggattgaaactccaagtattcaagccctactatggtagtagccctggcataatcagagaggctattaattgctgccataatttgtcgccacactacatggcaccaaagggacaagtagatcttttaacaggacaagtagatttgagaagcaacctgtcccctggacaagtagatattttaataaattccacacccctggcttCGAATGAGGCTCAGTCCTGGACGTGAGGGCGATATATCAAAACTGAAATAGATCCCAACATATATTGGATGTTACTCAGGAGGACAGCACTCTCTGTCATGGTCCACTCAGTAAAATGTGGAACGGTGGGATAGTTATGGGCCTCGAATCAAACAGACCTGCATTGCAGTCTTGGTTCTTCTATTTGACCAAATTGATCTTTAGCAACTTTTTCTCTGTATGCCTTTGTCCCTTTATAAGCCATAATCTGTTAACTTAGAAGGAATCTCGATATCGGAAATGAGCATTAAGGACACGTTCCcaggaggggttggcagcatcattTTAATTCAGAGATGATTATCATTCTCTCATAATTGCATGGCTAAATGGAGGTAGAAGGTGGTAATGACCACCGTTGTCCCTGATTAATGAAACACCAATAACAATCTATGCGGACTCAAGTTATTACATTATCACAGTGAATAACAATGGGATGAGTTCCTATGAGATTTGAGTGATGCAATGCCACAAAGGTGTGTTTTTGACAAGTAAAAACCCCTTTCATTTGCCTTAAAGGCCTATAAAAAGCATTTCCCCCTCGAAATCAGTGAACGTTTGTGCTCATCATTTTTATAGTTTATATCTCACTATGTACATTTTTATCTTTTTAGATAATTTATTCACAAGGTAAAGATGACAATGGATGTGACCTTCTTGGGTACAGGATCAGCCTATCCAGGGCCATCTAGAGGAGCATCTGCTTTAGTTCTTAGGAACGAGGGGGAATGTTGGCTGTTCGATTGTGGAGAGGGGACTCAGACACAGTTCATGAGAAGCAACCTTAAAGCAGGTCAGTGAAGTCTTCATTTGCTGTCTCCTTGGAATAATATTTATTTTCTGCCATAATGGTGTTTAGGTCTATTCCTTGATAATGTTAAGCCTCCTATAGATATTGAAATAACCAGCATAGAAATGTTCAGTAAATGGTTGTCTAGTGACTGTATTTGCTACATATAaatttgaaaacagaaaaaaattgGATGGCTGTTGTTTTTTCACTGTTCTTCTATACAGGGATTACAATCATACTATTATTATTACACCTGTATTTCAATGCTATCAGCATTTGCATAATGTCATCTATCACACATATGGCATGATAATGTTTTCTTTAACTGGGCTCGCTTATCATGCTGTTCTAAATTTTCTTTTATACATATGCAATATGTAATTGACTGGTATTTCTAAATTTACTTTTAGGAAGAATAACTAAAATCTTCATAACACATCTGCATGGGGACCACTTGTTTGGGCTTCCTGGCCTTCTTTGCACAGTTAGTCTACAGAGCAGTACAACAACTGACAAACAGCCAGTAGATATCTATGGACCAGTAGGACTACGCAATTTCATCTGGAGCAGTCTGCAGATCTCCCACTCTCAACTGGTCTTCTCTTATAAAGTCCATGAACTAGTTCCTTCGGCAGATCAGTGTCCTGCAGAGGAATTTAAGGACTTGTCACTGCAAAAtggacaggaagattcctccaAAGAAGTACAGGGAAGGACCATTCACATGGATCCCACAGAAGACTGTTACATGTTGATTGATGATGAGCAGTTCATCGTGCGAGCTTTCAGACTGTTTCACCGCATACCTTCCTTTGGATTTGTAGTTGAAGAAAGAGCACGTTCTGGAAAACTGAATGTACAGAAACTTAAGGAGTTTGGTAGGTACATGTATTTTTCAATCTGTGTTACTCCCTGGTGTTACTAGTCTCTGTCGAGAGGATTATTCTTTGAAAACCAATTTGTTTATTTCCAGAAATAATCTTATGTTAAAGTCATGTCAGTCATCCAACTCTGGCTTCACCAACCTGTCAAAGGTCATACACAAACTCAGCAGTTGAAGTATGCTTGTCCACGGTTCCAAATAGGTCCGTGtccaccgcacacacacacacaacaaaacagTCACTGCCATAGGCAAGACCTGATTGTCTAATGACAAAGACAGTTGCTTTTTATACTGAGTTTGCTTTGTATTGTTATAACTGTTTCTATTAGCCCATGTTAATTGAATGTAGAAGACTGACGTACTGCTTACCACAAGTTCTGGTCAGAGCCACTGGAGTTATGCGTTTGTgcggctgtgtttttttttttcccgcaCAATTATAGATTTGTCCCATttaccacataatctatcatctcctgcataatctgcagattgtaacaaaaaaCAGTGTTCGAAAGTTACTCAAGGCGCAGCTACACATGTTGTTGAGCAGTAGAGAACAccctttgcaaagattgactggtcacctttcggtTCTTATTACTATATACGGGTGTTACACTGGCACTTATGAGATTCAACCAATGCCCAGGCAGAGttaacaggtgttaaaaatgaaaatataatgAAGTATTACTTCTTAAAATGTGCAAAATTACGCtgtataatttgcattttcttgcagtGTAATGTActtaaccctgctgcataatttggcccttccttgccacataattccagtagccctggttCTGGTACAGCATATTATGTAGGCACAAAATAACATGTACTTAATACCAAATTCACAAAAGGAGGATTCATAAAGTCACAGTTCCACTTCCATTATTAACTCTTAAATTTCCAGTTGATTTCCAACTTTTATGATATTACAAAGAAGCTCAGGGGTATCCAGAAAATCTATGAGAGATGTGGATGACAGGAGTAGTCCTAACATCACAAAATGTACGCTGGTTGAGTTTGTCCCAGATGAAAAATCTGCTTGAGCCTAAATTATGCAGAAAGGTgcatttgtatatttaatttttttctccATATTGTGTGAAATTCCTTCTTCTACAACACTTTAGGTCTAGAGTGATGTTTTACTCAATTCCCGATCCTGAAACTtacatttgtcttttttttctagtGGAATACATGTACATAAATCCTAAGTAAACTACATTGATTTAAAATTCTCTTGTCCAGAAAAAACTTGTCTTATAATGATGCAATGTCTTGTTGGAACTGTCAGCCCATGATCCtagagcaaaattgaaaagaaggcTCATTCAAAGTGAATCTTCAAACTCTTTACTGAATacttgtaacatgccaggcagcaaATTCTGTATTTGATGTTGTTAGTACTTTCCCTGGCCCATTCCAAAACCCTAGAAAGTCAATACCATAGACATTCGAtgacacaacacatcacccaccaTCCAGTCTACAATGGATGGTCCTAAGAACAATGCCCTGAAAGCGTTGCCGAGGaggaagcatatatatatatatatatatatatatatatatatcaataaataaTGTTTGAGACTCATTGTTAAGGAGGCAATTTTTTTTCTTATACTAACTTGTTTCCTTTGGCATTTCCACTACTTAGTTCTCTACACGTTCTTGTCACAGTCGTTCATAGACGTATCTCTTCATTCACTTGGGAACCAAAGACAATTTGGTTCTGCTTCACAACAGAATCACTTGCATCCACTACACACCTTGCTCTTATTAAACATCTACAAACTCCCTCTTCTATGTTATCTTGAATTAATGACTGTCTTTTTCTCAAGCAATTCCACATTCTTTACTTCTTGTGAAGTATAACCTTGTGCTGTGTTATCACTCAACAGAATTAACTGAAATGTAGCTCTTAATGTGTGCTGCTGCAGTATATGCTTGACGGACTCCATGGTACTCTCACTTTCTCAGATGGATGACTCCTGAAGTTTATCCTTATTAAGTTATATCATTTATGATGTGTTccaagttctctctctctctcgcgtgtTGTTATTCTCTGGTGCAGGAGCACTATATAAACTTTTAATAACTACTGTCAGCAAATCATTTGTGAGTATCTAAAAGTGAACATGTTTGTGTGTGGTCACTGCATTTTCAGAGCCATTACCCCTGGAGCTCAGTGTCTCTCCCTTACACAAGAGTGGGAAATCTGCCATAACGGCATGTTTTCTACCATAACAGCTGCAATTTGTGATTGCAGAATTAATCAAATACTGTTTATGATCCAGGATGTGGAATGTAGGACTGCAGATCATTTATTTGTTTCACACCTAAACACTATTtggtggcaaaaatgtttttttaaagaattaggctgTAAATGTGTTGTTCCTGGGGGAATAGTCTTTCTTGCTTTTGCTTGTCAAATACCTCATTTAAATTG
The genomic region above belongs to Pleurodeles waltl isolate 20211129_DDA chromosome 1_1, aPleWal1.hap1.20221129, whole genome shotgun sequence and contains:
- the ELAC1 gene encoding zinc phosphodiesterase ELAC protein 1, which codes for MTMDVTFLGTGSAYPGPSRGASALVLRNEGECWLFDCGEGTQTQFMRSNLKAGRITKIFITHLHGDHLFGLPGLLCTVSLQSSTTTDKQPVDIYGPVGLRNFIWSSLQISHSQLVFSYKVHELVPSADQCPAEEFKDLSLQNGQEDSSKEVQGRTIHMDPTEDCYMLIDDEQFIVRAFRLFHRIPSFGFVVEERARSGKLNVQKLKEFGIQPGPIYGKLKNGSSVVLENGVTITPLDVLDVPIPGRKVCILGDCSGVVGAGGVKLCSGADLLVHEATLDDSQMEKAREHGHSTPRVAAEFAKLCGVKHLVLTHFSQRYKPPDLIGEGDDDITELKRQAELVVNLQEVTLAEDFMTIVIPYKKQK